Proteins from a genomic interval of Oncorhynchus clarkii lewisi isolate Uvic-CL-2024 chromosome 15, UVic_Ocla_1.0, whole genome shotgun sequence:
- the LOC139366831 gene encoding hypoxanthine-guanine phosphoribosyltransferase, whose translation MAECVPSRATGMEGGIVIKDDWPGYSVELFTYPEHYREDIESVYIPHGVIMDRTERLARHIMDDIGDHDMVVLCVLKGGYKFCSDLVEFIKVQCRNSNKHLETRVEFIRLKSYLNDQSTEDLHIIGSQDLSVLRGKNVLIVEAIVDTGKTMKALLKHVEAFEPKMVKVAGLLVKRVSNVVGSLPDYVGFEIPNRFVVGYALDYNEYFRDLNHICVISEIGKVKYKI comes from the exons ATGGCAGAATGCGTTCCATCCAGAGCCACGGGAATGGAAGGAGGAATTGTG ATTAAAGATGATTGGCCCGGATACAGTGTAGAGCTCTTCACTTATCCAGAGCATTACCGCGAAGATATAGAGAGTGTCTACATTCCACATGGGGTTATCATGGACAG GACAGAGCGCCTGGCCCGACACATCATGGATGACATTGGGGATCATGACATGGTGGTGCTGTGTGTACTGAAGGGAGGGTACAAGTTCTGTTCCGACCTGGTGGAGTTCATTAAGGTACAATGCCGCAACTCCAACAAGCACCTGGAGACCAGAGTGGAGTTTATTAGGCTTAAGAGCTACCTG aATGACCAATCAACAGAGGACCTGCACATAATAGGAAGTCAAGATCTATCTGTTCTACGAGGCAAG AATGTCTTGATTGTAGAG GCTATAGTCGACACAGGAAAGACAATGAAGGCGCTTCTGAAGCATGTGGAGGCCTTTGAACCCAAGATGGTAAAGGTCGCCGG TCTGCTGGTGAAAAGGGTCTCTAATGTGGTTGGAAGCCTTCCAGACT ATGTGGGGTTTGAAATTCCCAACCGTTTTGTCGTGGGCTATGCTTTGGACTACAACGAATATTTCCGTGACTTGAAT caTATCTGTGTCATAAGTGAGATTGGAAAGGTGAAGTACAAGATTTGA
- the LOC139367113 gene encoding threonine synthase-like 1, translating into MLPVAYRQRVKMFIAMGVLNNTRQLALKAVRWRTSTSPFPISRSWLSTVPQIEDRNILLMGLPGAGKTSVGRVVAHRLGVPVIDVDDHILEVTWKMPVADKLAEVGGERFLEEEGRALCKLSTSGSVISLTGSNPLHSGAMQHLKRTGLVVYLDVATDDIIQRLSRMKVNRIVGQEAGVPIRQILHYRKQFYEKWLDTRVLCGTGDTVEEIAEKVLQAVERYQNSKSETFVSTRRENGSSSDSKYFSDVVLEGLAPDGGLYVPQKGFPKLDVREWLRLAEMSYPERALAMLEKCIHPMDIPGTDLRRMVFRAYGVNFASEAIAPVKHLVHNQFVQELFHGPTASFKDLALQLMPQLFAYCLPQMCNYLILVATSGDTGSAVLSGFGNLHDLDRQRVGVLVFFPEEGVSEIQKRQLTAYKEGTARSVGVLSDFDFCQRAIKTMFGDSGLTGHLAVEYGTVLSTANSINWGRLLPQVVYHASAYLDLFKDGVIKFGEPIDVCIPTGNFGNAMAALYAKQMGIPIRKIICASNQNRIVSDFITTGVCDLRNQPLIASLSPAIDILKSSNLERFLYHTSGGDGCLVRDLFTRLEKDQYFKVSESLLQKIQEEVVAGWCSEEECLAAILNVHTKTGYAMDTHTAVAKAVADRLQDPWCPVVICSTAHHGKFAPTVLKALRCPNTHYNPSDPVDQLRELASVASTPLMHQNMLRCLKENSRGEHTVCQADFSVLVEEVESMIQDSFLKVL; encoded by the exons ATGCTTCCAGTAGCCTACCGTCAAAGGGTGAAAATGTTTATAGCGATGGGAGTGTTGAACAACACACGGCAGCTTGCTCTGAAAGCTGTGAGATGGCGGACAAGCACAAGCCCTTTCCCAATATCCAGATCGTGGCTCTCTACTGTACCCCAGATAGAGGACCGAAACATCCTGCTAATGGGTCTGCCTGGAGCAGGAAAAACCTCTGTGGGGCGTGTTGTTGCTCATAGACTGGGAGTGCCTGTCATTGACGTGGACGACCATATCCTGGAGGTGACATGGAAGATGCCGGTGGCTGACAAGCTGGCCGAGGTTGGAGGGGAACGTTTCCTGGAAGAAGAGGGTCGGGCTCTGTGCAAATTGTCCACCTCTGGTAGTGTCATCTCCCTAACAGGATCCAACCCACTCCACTCTGGGGCTATGCAGCACCTCAAACGCACTGGACTGGTAGTGTATCTGGATGTAGCCACCGATGACATCATACAGAGGCTCTCCAGGATGAAAGTGAACAGGATTGTGGGCCAGGAGGCTGGGGTACCCATCAGGCAGATTCTACACTACAGGAAGCAGTTTTATGAGAAATGGCTTGACACTAGAGTGCTCTGTGGGACTGGAGATACTGTTGAGGAGATTGCAGAGAAGGTGCTTCAGGCTGTGGAGAGATACCAGAACTCGAAATCGGAGACCTTTGTGTCAACCAGGAGGGAGAACGGATCATCTAGTGATTCAAAATACTTCAGTGACGTTGTTTTAGAGGGGTTAGCTCCCGATGGTGGACTGTACGTGCCCCAAAAAGGCTTTCCGAAGCTCGACGTACGAGAATGGCTAAGATTAGCAGAAATGTCCTATCCTGAACGAGCCTTAGCCATGCTTGAAAAGTGCATACACCCCATGGACATCCCTGGTACCGATCTCAGAAGAATGGTGTTCAGAGCTTACGGGGTTAACTTTGCCAGCGAGGCCATTGCACCTGTGAAACACCTAGTTCATAACCAGTTTGTGCAGGAGCTCTTCCACGGCCCCACTGCTTCGTTTAAAGACCTGGCCTTGCAGTTGATGCCTCAGCTCTTCGCCTATTGTCTCCCACAAATGTGCAACTACCTCATCCTTGTGGCAACATCCGGTGACACCGGCAGTGCAGTGCTGAGTGGGTTCGGCAACCTTCATGACCTGGACCGGCAGAGGGTCGGCGTGCTGGTGTTCTTCCCAGAGGAAGGAGTGAGTGAGATCCAGAAGCGACAGTTGACAGCCTACAAAGAGGGCACCGCCAGGTCTGTCGGTGTCCTATCCGACTTTGACTTCTGCCAGAGGGCCATTAAGACCATGTTTGGGGATTCAGGTCTGACGGGGCATTTGGCTGTGGAGTATGGCACTGTCCTCAGCACTGCTAACTCCATTAATTGGGGAAGGCTGCTACCACAG GTGGTCTATCACGCCTCAGCATATCTAGATCTTTTCAAAGATGGGGTTATCAAGTTCGGAGAGCCCATCGATGTATGCATCCCTACCGGTAACTTTGGCAATGCCATGGCAGCCCTGTACGCTAAGCAAATGGGAATCCCGATAAGAAAAATAATCTGCGCTTCCAACCAAAACCGAATCGTTTCTGACTTTATTACGACAGGGGTGTGTGATCTCCGAAACCAGCCCCTCATTGCCTCGCTTTCCCCAGCCATAGACATCCTCAAATCCTCCAACCTGGAGAGATTTCTCTACCACACATCAGGTGGTGATGGCTGTCTTGTTAGAGATCTGTTCACGCGCTTAGAGAAAGACCAGTACTTCAAAGTCTCTGAGTCATTGCTCCAAAAGATCCAAGAGGAGGTGGTGGCTGGCTGGTGCTCTGAAGAGGAATGTCTGGCTGCCATCCTAAATGTTCACACCAAAACTGGTTACGCGATGGACACACACACCGCCGTTGCTAAGGCGGTTGCCGACCGGCTACAGGACCCATGGTGTCCAGTGGTGATCTGTTCCACGGCGCACCACGGGAAGTTTGCCCCCACTGTCCTCAAAGCGCTGCGGTGCCCGAACACTCATTACAACCCCTCAGATCCTGTGGACCAGCTGAGGGAGCTGGCCTCTGTAGCGTCCACACCTCTGATGCACCAAAACATGCTTCGGTGCCTGAAGGAAAACAGTAGAGGAGAACATACAGTGTGTCAAGCAGATTTCAGTGTGTTAGTGGAGGAGGTGGAATCCATGATTCAAGACTCTTTCTTGAAAGTTCTTTAG